The following DNA comes from Eleginops maclovinus isolate JMC-PN-2008 ecotype Puerto Natales chromosome 8, JC_Emac_rtc_rv5, whole genome shotgun sequence.
tttaaatgtgggtGAGCTGACCCTTTAAATTGATGCCTGCTTCTGCTTGCATGAATGAAGCCCTCTGGCATGCAAGATAAGTTTTAAGTCGTGTTTGGTGTCTGCACACGGCAGTTAATAAAGAGACACACTGTCACGTTTACAGTGTTGAAAATACTAGCACTGCGATGTGATTGAGTGAGGGCATTGATTTGAATCTTTATGCTATTTGCATTGTTAGCTCCTGGCTGCTGTTGGTATGACCTTCAGAGTGAAGGCAATCAatgatgacacaaacaaagTGCATCATCCGGGCtgtagttattgtttttttaggagGTTTCTGGCTGGACATTTGCTAATTTTGACTGGCTTTCCATGTCCACGTCATCTGACCTTATGAAGTGTGTAAGCGCCAGGTTAGAAAATACCTTAAAAGGTCATGCAATGGACGTAGGGGAGGTGAAGTGTTACTCAGTTGTCCTTCATGTTAGAGGGTCGCAATGCTAATTATCTTATTGTTAACCTAACAGCCAGAGATGGCATGGGGTGGAGATGGCTAGTTAGTTACATACTAATGAGGGGGTCCCTCCCATCGCTTGACTTCCAGAGACCTCCTTACTGTCCTGCAGGCAAACACAAGAGACACGTTGGCCTCTAGGAACTGTGATCTACACGGTGGCCACTGAGGATGCCTTACAGTGCATGAAGGCATCCGAGATCACCGTTTCTCAGACAGTGATCTGGCAATCTGACCACAACTCATGGGCAAAATGAAAGGAACCTAAAGAGGCTGAGAGTCCAATTGATCCCCCATTAGTAGGGGGCTCTGTTGGCTCTATCGAAACAAAGCCTTTCCAACCTGGGTGTGAGCGAGTAGAGGGGATCGATCTTACCTGCAggttcttcctccaaacattGACCGCCGCAAAGGCCAGCTGCATCTGCTTCCTGCGGGCGTCTTTATGGCGCTTATAGGCGATTTCAATGAAGATTAGGAAGATACCTGCTGCAATCCCACCGGCCACCAGCATGAATACCCCTGTTGGCAGAGACAAGCAAACGCAGAGCAGAGAAAGAGGTATGTTAGATGCCGATCTATAACATCGCCGCTCCCACTGATCGTGAATGCATGGTCTGCCAGTCAGGATCAGCGGTCGCCCCTCCTTTTTCAACCAGCTCCTATTGACGGAGGCAACTGCAACTCACACAATATTAATTGAACCACAACCGCACAAGTCACAGCACAAGATACTGTACGGCACACTTCCACAAGGCACCCACGCCGACACTAACACAACGATTTTGTAAAGGTATTGGACAAAAAAGGGCTACAGTACCTTACCACTGCAGTTTTTGTCCAATCACTTTTAACGCTTTTTCTATGCCGTGTGGACCATACCTGCCATGTTTTCAAAGGTGAGTGTGGCTGGGGCATTGCTCCTTGAGTCACACTCCTGGTATCTCACCCAGGTTTTATCTAGGTCTTCCATGAAGCCGTTCTCATGAGAACTGCAAGGGGTTGGGGTTGGTGGAGAGAGAGGTAACAAAGTTAATACACGCTGCGATTGGCGCAATACCTGAGCTGCCTACTCCCAGATCGCAACACAAATGAGACGGAGACAGCAGGACAGGTGCactaacagacagacagacagatagggAAGGAAAGGGGAGATACAGAGATATAAGATGTGACATAAGGCGATGTATTagatggttaaaaaaaaggtcaatacCTGACCATGAAATCATATTGATAAGAAACCAAAAAAAGTCATACGAGTAATGCAGCTTCGGCTGGGACAGACCTGAGAATGGCCAGGGACACATTCTGTTTCCAGGGGCTGTCCTTGCGCATGCCTATGCCAAAGCCCGAACGGAAAAACAGCTCTCCCGTGGTCACCAGGTCGCACTTCTGCGAAGCTTCAAACTCCAGCACCGCAGAGTCCCAGATGAAAGCATGCAGCTTGCTGTGggggaggggaagggaggaggagtaggagggaggagggaggaggggaaggagggggTTACGGTGCAACAGTACAATGATTTACATACACATTTACGGCtcccacccctctctctctcgcacacCAGATCGTGTGTGTCATTCAGCGTTTACCAGCAATCTCTACCGCTCTTTATGGCCCAAATGAAATCCAATGCCAGATGGGTGAGGGCGCGTCCCCCATTGGATTCCCCCCATCTGAAAGATGTTCCTCTTGGTACAACCTGAAAAAGGGTGCTCCTTGACTCAATGTTAGCTTAACCTTACACTTGTGCCAATGCTGTTGACACGCCTCTTCCTCCTGTCCCTGACGTCTGTCCTGGCTGGGCAATGGGCCCGGATCAGAGGGACCGCTGCAGTAAGTCCTGCCACCTCCGTCTGATCCAAAGGTCCATGTCCCCCCCCCACTGAGCTGACTGGACTGGCCCTGGTCTGTGTGTCTGATAGGTCGAGCAGCCGGCCGACACTAGCTCTGGTCGGCCCGGCCTGGCCGAGACTCACTTGTCACGAACAGCCTGGATAGCCTCGGCGGCACTCTCATAGTTGTGCTTCTCCATGTGGCGGTACATGGTGCTAAGCTCCACCTGCCGCCGGAAGTAGATGTCCACGGAGCTTTGCTTCACCGTGGCGTAGATGAACTTGTCCGATGGGTTTCTCAGCtggacacagagacagggacaaGACACAAACAGTTGAGTAATGATTACTACgttttaaataacaaatgtaattgaAGACATATACAACCGTGAAAAAGGAGAAACACATCAAGATACAATCTGGGACCCCATCTGCTCATGtctgatcatttcatttttggttGTTTAAAATCAGCTTGTTAACTGGCTTCAACCTGGTTGTAAACATTATCTTTCTCCATCAACTCCATTCTTGCATATCAAGATCCTAATTGGACAGAAAACCATTAAACATCACACTGGAGAGGAAGTCTCGGCCAAGATATCCACTGGCTTCACGCTGGCTTCCAATATAACACTAACGTTGGTCCTTGTACCGCCCTGTACACACCCTTGGGTCATTGATGCCGGTGATGCGCTCCTCAGGCCGGTCCAACACCAGGAAGGCAGCCAGGTTGGCAGTATAGGATGCCACAATTATCATGGCAAATCCGGCCCACACCATACCTAGGATTCTCGCTGAGAAGCTGCGCGGTGCACCTGGTTAGTGagtgaaaaaaaaccaactttaattataatttctTCTACTTCAACTACTACTGCAAATACTGAACCCTCTACCCGTATATTACAATTGCATAACttcaaatagaaatacaaatatagcCCACTAAAAATACCAGACATGAAAAGGAAACTGGAAGACAAATGAAACAGATCATTAGAACAGATGTAAGCTGTTTAAAGATGGGCTCTGTCACTTTCTTCCTCAACTAAATTAGATTCGAAAGGAATTCATTTGTCAtcctcaaagaaaaacatgacagcaAGGCATCGCCTGGAGCCACAAATGCCTTCATTTTTGTGATTATTCCGACTACAAAACTGTGTAAAGACAAAAGTACTCAACAGCATAGCAGTGTTCTGACAGAAAGGCAACATTTACTTCTGATTAAATGAAGTTTAAGAGATTTTCAGGaatggcttttcttttttaatcttacCTTCTCCAATACCAGAATTCAGCAACACTCCCCAGGAGAACCACATAGCCGATGATAAGGTGAGggcatcttcttcttcttcttcactgttTACTTTAAATCTTCCAAACGGGCTAGAGGGAAGAAATTGGGAGGGTTGCAGGAGATAAAATGAGAAATTGCCGATAACCTGTAATGAGGAAAACCCTGGCGACCCCAGGCAGGGAagcaaactgaaaatgagcGGGCAAAGCAAGTAGGAAGACGAactgggaaagaaaaacagacaaagacagGGACAGAGCGGTGGGATGGTTGGAGCTGATCTTCACCTCTGTCGGCCTCCGTATCCATACCGAGGTAAGATCTGCAGCGTTCAGGAGTGCATGTACACACAtttccgcacacacacattcactcattCAGTTGTGAGtacacgtaaacacacacatgggtaCACGCATACACACAGATGTCCCCCTTGTACCTGAACCGGTCTAGTAGGTAAAGCATCACCGCCACCACATGCACCGAAAGACCCACCAGTAGCCACAGCGTGCTTTGGAACGGCTGCATGAACGAGTCCAGTGTACTGCGAGGTATTtcctaaaaaaacacagattacagtttgtcatttcaaaaacaacactttaaattCCTTTACTTCTACAGAGTATTGTCACAGTGAACTTAAAGGTGGCATTTTTATCAGAAAAACATGGTCATTGCAAGTGTTAGATACACAAGGATTACAAATCAAGGAGACAATTCCACAATACAGCTGGACTAATAGATCCTCAAAAGGACTAAAGACACTTACCTTTTTAACAAGGATCGTGAGACCTTGATATTTAAAGGGCTTGGAGAATTCGATGTACTGGGCGCGTTCGTTGTTAATAGTCAGCGGGGCTACAATCATGTCAGCCAGGCCCCCCAGGAGCTCTCCCATCATGCCATTCCACTCTTTCTTGTTACTGTTGTTCACCTGAAGCCCCAGAAAGAAAGTGTTGAGATGAGAATCAACCTGCTGTCGTCTAGACCACAGAATGTTTGCAGACTTTAAGGATTTGGTTTAAGCCAAGTGGGGATATAAGTTCTAGTCGTGCTCCAAATCTCTGAATCTGGCTATGTGGGTATTATAGCAGAGCTTGCTTATTTATAGGAATCAATAAGATCATGCattgaagaacacacacattgttgaaTATCGTGCTCATGCATTCTTCCACAGAAAATCTGTTTGGATAAAATGAAGAGGAAACTTGGCCACAGCAAGCTGCAGATTCAGGTGATTACTCTTTGTAGGTTAATCGTTACGAGCGACCCCTGCTATTTTTGTcacattgattttcttttgaatGATAGCCGTATTAATGGATTGTGCAAATGGATTTAAGTAGAGGACTATTAAGTTTTATTGCTCACGTCCACATTAAAATTCTCTAAAataagttatatttatttagggATAACAATTAAGCAAAGGTTGTTGTAAAACCTGATTTATTGTCAACACCTTACCTGATGGAACAAGCCCTAACCAATGAATGGTTTCTGTCATTCTGCTAACCGATCAATTCAAAACAACACTCCCCATAGAAGACCTTAAACCTAGGTTATAGATGCACTAAATATGGGATTTAACAAACTAATTAGTAGTGTATGATGTTTAATCCTTCCATGTTGATGCTAGTCATCAACCTTTGAGGCATCAAATCGTCAATTTATCTAGAAAATATCTAACCTTTATTCCTTCCATTGTTAGCCAATGTTAGCTAAGCTAGTGTTAGCTCAAAAACGTGAGCTAAACATCAAGCGCTAGCTAACTGTTAAGAAACCGTTACTGTGTTGTAAATGTAAGTTAGCAAACTCAATCTTTTAATCTTAGTAGAGACATTATATTTTCATTGCGGCCGCTTGACAGTATATTACTTATGTTCAGACTGACCGTGATAACTGTTTTGCCAGTGAAAACCAATCTGCATATCCTAGACTTAAACCCTTTTGGTGATAGCTGCTCAGTGTTTAAAAGCTGACACCAGTTGACCTGCTGCACTTTTGATACCTGGGGGTCTCCGTTTTATGACCGCCTATTGCTTCAGCTCTGAATAGTTGTTAGATCACTACTGTTAGTGGAATACAATAGGAAGATTAAAAAGTCGTTACATATTGAATGTGAGGATTTGCGTGCACCATGTGCCTCATGCAAACATACAACAAATATTGCCGTGTCGGTAAAACTAACCCGCTCCTGCGTTCCAAATTTCCCATCAGCCACCAGGTGTACCTCATAGGTGAAGTTCATGGTCATAGCCAACTTGATAAGGAGATCAATACAGAATCCGTAACAACATTGGGGTACAATTGGGCGTCCTGCAATAAAACCAGCGAAAGTTAAAAGTTACAATCACTCTTAAGGCAACACGTAAGTTTGGAAATCTAAAGGCGGCGAACGAAGACGGAACGAAATGTATGACACTGCGGACGaccacacacagtcacactgttgccagaaacacaaacaccaagCATGTCCTATCatccccacaaacacacattctgaaTGGCACACTCAGCTACATGCATACATATATAGATACCTACTGCATATATATGTATGCATCTCCAGTGGGTGTTTGGCGGGTGCAGTAAAAGCACAGAGATAATATAAACGTCCCTGATAGGTTACCTGGGATGGTCTCATTGGGCCCAGTGCAGATAACCTTTTTTATTAAGACTCCATTTAATGTCATTTCCTCGTGGCATGTTCCATCCGGTTGAGTCGGCTTCACATACACAAATGGCTCCTGGTGAATCGTCACTATCTACAACAGATGGGACAGAAAGCTGTTTATCACATAGACAGATATGGATCAGTTAAGATCCTGAGGGACTTTAGGGAGAGCGAGagcgtgagagagagagagagagagagagagagagagggagggagaaaacatGCATGAAAAACCCAGCAGATACACAAATACCCATGTACAAAAACTCCCAGATATACATGGACGCACACAGACAGATGAATGTAAAAATAACTGACAAGGATACAGATGAGATGTTCTTTGGAAGCCTAAGACAAATTTGAAGAGATCAGAAGTCATGGCAAATATATCACAGCATAGATTTTCTTCACTCCCCTGGGAGGAAGAAGTGCAGGCGAGCTGTCCAACAGTGCATATCAGCTCAGGTCCGGATCTGTGTAGACAAAACTGTCAGATTTCAGCAGCAAAGCAAAGGCGCCCTACCTTTAGTCGAGTGGACATCTGGAAGCCCTGtggtttctctgtctctcccccgGGCCAGATGATCTTCCGCTGATTGTTCATTACCACCTGCGAATGCCACACACACGTACAGCATCATCGGTGAGTGCTGACACAAGGCGTAGAGCTGATGAGGCTCCAGCAATGGGGGGTGAGCACCACTAATGAGTCAGCTTTATATAAGAGCAGCTCAGCGGCTTCTTTATTTACTTCATAAACCTCTGACTCATACCTGAGGGTTTCAGGAACTTAGTATTatcacatcagcagcagagtgaaGTGCTGATCCTCGCAGTGCGTGCTTTCACTGTGTTTGGATTGCCGGCCCGCTTCAATATGCAACATTCACCACAAATGAATTTCATTTGACAGAATCATCTCAACCCTTCGTCAACAAGCTTGTTTTCCCAGAGATACATCTAAAAGTCTTCCTCGGGCTGCTCAGTTCTCATTGAGCTACTTCAAGAATAGATGTAGAAATGGCTAAAACAAACTACTGCCGCCAGGAAAGGGTGGGATATATTTCTGAGAAAATGCACAGACTAAACACGAAACTTCTACGTGGAAAACACTGAATATTCTCTGAGATTAGAGTGTCATAGACTTGCAAGAAAAAACCTCTAAAATTCCCGGATTTTCCTGGCATTAAAGTTTttcaatttaaagaaatattactcattgaaacaaaaactgaaataatgaaaTTAAGTCTTTAGAATCAAATTAATTGAGTTATGAAACATTGGAGTGGAGCACATGTGTTATATAAGAACAGGTTTGCAGCCATAGGATACCCCAGTTGATGAGTCTTAATAATCAAATACAtctcatgcttttattgttaATGCACACCTGTTTTAAAGGGATTCAATGCAATGCTTGTTAAAACTTGCATTATGGGTAATGCAATCCAAGAAACATTGTGTGCTTTTCCCATTTTTGTCATGTTATATTACAATGATCGGGTTAAAGAAAATGGATGATCTAAagtcaacttgtttttattgtcaagTCAAACTCCAAACAGCAATATTTGCAATACGGCTGTTTCTTACATCGTTCTTTTCCAACAGGCACTCAAATCTTGAGTGTTGTTGCCATGTCCTTTGATTTATGTACAacaatatcagaatcagaacaaaTGTGCCTCGTGGGGGCTTGTTGGCACCTTGGTTTTTATATtgaaacaaatggaaaacagCGGCTGCCTGAAAGGTGGGACCTTCGTCTGAAAAATTAGGTTGAGCTTTGTAAAATGCTCTGcaataaaaacagcattgtATCCCTACTTTAGGACTCATTTTCAGTAGCATGCAGCTTCTGGTTGCCATTTAGGTTTGATTAAAGATAACAAAACCCCTTTCATAAGTTTGCTGTCATTTTTAACTTTACACACCCCTGAAAAGTGGGTGTTACTGACGTCTTCtaggagacaggtgagacacactTTAGAAAGAGCAGTAGGTTTAGCTTATATGTCATGTTCCAATCATTTAGCACTATTAAAAACATGTGGTATTTGCAATACCTTCCACAAATCCACTGCGACACACTGCTGCATCATGGTGTTTGCTCTGGATGAACTGCAGTATTTCTGCCCTAAATTAACTGTGGTGTACTATAGATAGAAAACTGGAGCTGCATGTCcagaacaaatgcaaaaaaaagagcagatcTGACCTACTTGATCAACGAGAATGAACTACGGGTTAAACTTTAATTATGGAGTAAATGATAAACCTAACTTTACTTCAGTGCCAACCAGTTTACCTGTGTCCCATTGTAAATGCCGACTTGAATGAGGCGACTCTTCTGGTAGTTGAGGATACTGTAATGGGCGTACTTCCTGTCCCCGTCGTCATTGAACTCCACGCGACCTGTGAGGCCCTCGGGGTATTTGGAGGACATCAGCACCCTGGGGCGAGCAAATGAAAAGGATTATCTGTGTGAATGAGCACACGTGTGTCCGTACATCGGTGTTGTGTGTCACCTATTAGGAACGCTGCATTGCATTTTATTGCGATTGGTTCGGCGAAAGGCTCTGAGGCTAGTGGATGTGGTGAAATGTCTGCATATGATGAACAAGTTGCAATATGAGCttccaggttttttttcttatttgtttcgCTTCTGAGAAACTACCATAAGTGCGTCAGCCTAAATTTAATAACCTGTTACAAGGAAGTGAAAAATATAGAGTTTCTTGCTCATCTTGGAAACACTGAAGACCTGACACTCCTGAAACATCAAAGTTATTCCTTTCAGAATCCAAATCTGATCAGTTGTTATCTGAAATTAATTGTTAATTGCAGCTTTAATAGAAATCGATATTGTTCACAATGtgaaattcaacagaaactgagtaaacatattttcacacattaaaaaaagctgtttttaacaAGTCAGGATTGAATGCAGCTAGCTAAATGAAGTCAGATTTAAGTTGAGTTTAAGTTAAATGGGATAATCTTGAAAGCCATTAGATTGTTTGTCAAAATAGCTGAATCATGACTCAGCCAACAAACAATACATGATCCGATCAAGCGTTTTACAtcagtaaagaaaaagaaaggactCAGTTCCTCCCGGCTGTATTCATGCTTACCGTTTAAAGAGCGGCCCTGTTTTCCAGATGTTGGTGTTGCCCACACATCCTCTCGGGGGTTCTGTGATATTCTCCTTCTCAAAGAGCTCCTGGATGGACTGCGCCACCACAGCCACCGCATCATTGATATGCGCCGACTCATTCTTCCCGTTGATGAGCTGGAGGCCGATCAGACCTGAGACCAGGCCAACAACAGAACATAATCACTGACCGGAGCACACTACGGCCTCTCTGGATCCGTTTGCAATGCACACAGTGTAAAAACTTATAGGGCCGCCGGTTTAGACATCCTGAATAAAGGTCATACATCGGCCGCATGATCCATCTTCGTTGCCCGTTAATCTAATAACCCGTCTGGAAATATCAAGATCTTGTCATTTAGGAAACGAGGCAGCTGAAAACATGGATCAATTTGCCGATGTTGCCACTGATGACCTTTTCACAGCATGTGTAAAGAGTCCCTTGAAGTtggattactttttttttattaacaccCTACCGGCTATGGTTTGGGAATCAGCACAGGcaaagcattatttgtgttaaggaaaaaaaagaacaaaggaCCTAAATTTAATCCAACAACAATCCAACTTCAGCTAAGTTTTCTCATTGCAACCAGGTCCGTCAGCCTTGCAGGCTCCTGGAAGAAGCTGCAGTGGATGTGGAAGAGACGGGACATAGACGGGACAACAAACGCTCTGCAGGGGTTGGTTGTGTTAAGAGTGCCCGGGGGGAAAAGACGCTGGACGTTTGTGACCACAAAGTGATTAAATATTGTgagttacaaaaacaaatccagggAGTAGAGACAAGAAAGGCTGATGTCGCTTACCATTCTATCAGTTATGTGTTGAAAAAACTTTGTAGTTCGTTAGAAATCAGGGCATTAATGTCACAAAAAGCACAATGGTCTGACTTATCCGCAGCTAAAAGTGTACCGTCGATACACGGCCCATTTAAACCTTTAAACACAAAGtgcttaaacatttaaatgcttaACACACAACAGGCAGTTATACAGATAATCATGTAAAGCATCCATCGTTTATCTCTCTAATCCTGTATGTGTTATGATCGGCCTCTGAGTAGAGCCCAGGATTAACTCGTGCATTCCCGCTGATCTCTGCTGGATGAACATACCGTCTGGCGCCTCGCTCAGGGCTTTACCCGACATCTCCCGCTCGCCCACCAGCCACACGTACCCCGAGCCCGTCATGTTGAGGAAGCGGGCAGCCTTGTACACTGCAGCAGCGTCCTCCTCACTGAAGTTTGACAAAagattgtttctttgtttgtttgacatcACAGCACGTGGAATGAAAGTGAAAGGAGCAGATGTTGTGTTCATTTCTAGGAGGTGATTCATTGCCGGTTGTTTGGGATTGGTGCATGTCCAATTAATTATAACTACATTTTACGACTTTAATGGTTTAATTGTTTGGTATTTGTTAACTCCTTTATTGGATAGTTGTCAGGAAACGATAGGAAAGACACCGGGACATTACAGTTCACTGCTGGAATTGAGCGAGGAACGTTCACCTGCTTCCAATTTTATCAGTCGATTAAATCAGCTTCTATCGAGAGCATAAATCTAGGGCTCCCTACTCTACCTCCTAGTCGGCTCAGTAGGCATTTATCATCCATTTATATGATGGATCACCGCAGGAAGATAAACCTTTTTTAGGTGCAAGCTCCAGTGTTCGTATTAATAACAACATGAGCAAAACAGGAAGTTAGGTGACCTATAAAAGAGGGACCAAGGAGGCCAGATGTCAGGTTGATTGATAGACCCAGGAGATCACTGTTCGTGTCACAACTCACCACATGGACTTATTTTAAGTTATATACTGGACTTAAGGTATGttacaaacacattattttaatgaaaaacaatgacatttctgcagaatttcattttagttttgttccACAAATTCAAGAGGTTGAATTTCTATTCAATAAATTGTAAGCATTAGAATAATTAGTGAATTAACAAAGAATAATCTGTTtctattttaatcttttatgGTGTTTGTAAATGATCAAGCACAATTACCAAAATAtccaactttaaaaatgttggattttcgatttttttctgtctcatattaaatctaaaatacttctgaagaaaaaaacaattttcacttttttataataaaaataatggttCGTTTTTACCGTTgaaatctatctatctagctTGCTTATGTTTTACCCAATTCTTTCTTGAATCTTATATGCCGTTTTAAATCAGGTTTGAGGTACCTTTTCTACCTTCACCAATGCTCCCGTTGGGAGAAACGTATGTGTAGTTTGGGATACAAAGCTCACCTGGCGGACAGGATGATGACTCGGGCCTCCAGCTCTTTGGCCTCCAGCAGCAGGGCAGTTAAGTTAGTCTCCTGGCTGAACTGGAGGACTTTCTCTGCCTGTGATCGGGGCATAAGAAAGGTCAAGCCAGCTACTTTTCCCTACCTTAGACACCATGCTGCCTCTTTACCTGTTTGGTTTCGAGCTTGGTCGATTTTGTTTGAAAACGGGAGACAGATATAAAAAGGAAAGCGATCCAGGGGAACCGGctgaactaaaaaaaaaaaaaaagcttggagggaaaaaaaacttttgcatttgtttgcaTGCAAACTGAGGGTTATCAAGGCTCCAAAGAAGGACGTGCATGTGTTAGGTAGGGGGAAGAAGAAGGTCAATGCAACCAGTAACTAAAAACGGGTGAAGGGGGGTGAGGGGGACGTTTTCCCCTAACgaaaaaaaactgctgaaaaCTAGGGAAGTGCTACAGAACAGGAGGAAGTAGCATCTGGGAAACGGTTTTGTCCCACACTACCGGTTCTCCACAAAGGAATGGACTTGCaaactctttttgtgtgtgagtatgtgtgttcTGAGTTCATGCATTCCTTTAttgaaggagaaaatgaaaatgataaaagcGGGGCGCTGTTcactgactctttttttttctttaatgaccGAAAATTATAGATTTTTCATAACAAAATCATTCTTCATTTAAATCATAGGGAAATGTCTCAAAgtaaaaaattaaagaaaacacgTGCTACCAAGAGAGGAACATTTCTGGGTCGGCTGGTGACTGGTTTGGGCTGGTTTCTAGTTGCTACGTTTGGAAAGTTGGTGGGCGGCGTGCATTGACCATGCAAATATACCTTAGGTCCTCGCTTGTTGTCATAGGACAGTTGGTCGAGGTTTTCatagttcctttttttattctgatgaGTAATGTGCACAGAGAAAATATGCAGACACagaaaaatattataaacaGTTGAAAATGGAGGGCAGTAAAGCATTCCAACAAATCTCCACTTTTCTGCTTCAAATTGGGAGCTTTAACGGTGGGGCTTGCAAAACATCAGAGATGACCGCTGGATGGAAGCGCTCTGGCTCCAGCAATAACCAATACAACAGCATTAACATACaactcaaataaacaaataaacgtTGGTCGTCAACACGAGCCATAAGAACAtctacacaccaacacaccatCTTGTCCGAAGTATGATCAAGTTTTTGCAAAATATCAAAAGGATAACTTATCCTATTACCTCTGGAGGTAGCACAACATTTTTACCATCCTTAATGCAACACATCATACGGTGGAAACCAGCATACCATCTACCAAAATGTGAGTTGTACTCAGATCGTATCAAAGCAAGCTAATGAGTCCCAACGGAAATGGAAATTGTTTCTGATGAGTTCAGCAGCAATAGATACATTTGGGaaagaagtaaaaagaaatgtggctCAGAATTAAGCTCTTGCATATGCAGAAATGCCTCATTTCAATGAGAAATACGGGATAAATTGctatatttctttatgtttgatAATG
Coding sequences within:
- the grin1a gene encoding glutamate receptor ionotropic, NMDA 1a isoform X4 encodes the protein MRLFLLAVLFWCSCARAGCEPKIVNIGAVLSQKRYEQVFKDAVTQANQVYGRDKFKLTAISVTHKPNAIQMALSVCEDLISSQVYAILVSHPPQSNDHLTPTPVSYTAGFYRIPVVGLTTRMSIYSDKSIHLSFLRTVPPYSHQAHVWFDLMREFNWNHIILIVSDDHEGRAAQKRLETLLEERETKAEKVLQFSQETNLTALLLEAKELEARVIILSASEEDAAAVYKAARFLNMTGSGYVWLVGEREMSGKALSEAPDGLIGLQLINGKNESAHINDAVAVVAQSIQELFEKENITEPPRGCVGNTNIWKTGPLFKRVLMSSKYPEGLTGRVEFNDDGDRKYAHYSILNYQKSRLIQVGIYNGTQVVMNNQRKIIWPGGETEKPQGFQMSTRLKIVTIHQEPFVYVKPTQPDGTCHEEMTLNGVLIKKVICTGPNETIPGRPIVPQCCYGFCIDLLIKLAMTMNFTYEVHLVADGKFGTQERVNNSNKKEWNGMMGELLGGLADMIVAPLTINNERAQYIEFSKPFKYQGLTILVKKEIPRSTLDSFMQPFQSTLWLLVGLSVHVVAVMLYLLDRFSPFGRFKVNSEEEEEDALTLSSAMWFSWGVLLNSGIGEGAPRSFSARILGMVWAGFAMIIVASYTANLAAFLVLDRPEERITGINDPRLRNPSDKFIYATVKQSSVDIYFRRQVELSTMYRHMEKHNYESAAEAIQAVRDNKLHAFIWDSAVLEFEASQKCDLVTTGELFFRSGFGIGMRKDSPWKQNVSLAILSSHENGFMEDLDKTWVRYQECDSRSNAPATLTFENMAGVFMLVAGGIAAGIFLIFIEIAYKRHKDARRKQMQLAFAAVNVWRKNLQPSSSLETQDDRKSGRAEPDPKKKASFRSISTNLASSIKRRRSSKDTQYPPTDITGQLNLSDPSVSTVV